The segment ACTACATGTTCAGTTTTTTTGATGGAACGTGTTGCAAACCAGAACTATCAAATTCTGGATCAGTTGTAGTCTAATAACAACATGCACACTGCCCAACTTTCCATGAGTTTCCATGTAAGTCAAAGGCCGAGTTGAGTCGCGGTTATTTATTATCCTCaatttgtcaacaattataATAACTTAGATAAGTAAATGAGAGCGTCCGTCCAGCTAATTATACGAATATTACGCTAGGCTTTATGTCAAAGTTCTAGCCTGATATGCGGGTCCCAAGTTTACTGTTCGTAAGCCTCAAATGGTTTTAGTGCAATTTGTTGTTTCAAGAAAGTTGGACAAACTTGCTCAAGCAGGGTTTATAATCAGACTGGGAAGGTTATCTGAACATTGCTTTAACTCTGTATATGTTTGTACCGCTAAATGAAGTGTTTACTCCTGATGCAGTGTTTATGATTTTATCGTTAATATGGCATGTTATTTAGAAGGGGTGTTATGGTCAAGTGGGTTACGGCAGTGGatttgtgatctaaggattgcaggttcgagtcctggccagatcattgcgttgtgtccttgggcaaggcactttatctccattgcctctcttcacccaggtgtataaatggagacttgcgaggtaacttgtaaatatagttgcgtgtgcCGGTCTGTgtctgcaccctatgggaagtcccccaggggtaCCTAgatgtggtgccccaggagggattcattgaattgtgcacactttggtgtgtgggtgcgACAGGTTACCAGTGATCAGGGTTTAAGTTGTATAGTCATGTGAAagggccttggccttgaacaagaccGTAAGCCTTCAACTTTTAACGTCAACTTTATTTGGAGGCCATAAAgggtttctttttgtttgtgtttctgtattgcatctgaggaagTGACCTTAAATGGTACACATCTGCTAGACTTAGCAGTCCAGCcattttaattgatgaacctcagaATTGGTTTAAAAATGAGTCGTTATTTCTCAACAACTTAAAAGTCGTATCTAGAAATGACTACAACCTAAAATGATAGCAGCGTGTCATGTTTCTTATCCGATCTACAAAATATCAGAATTTGGCTATTTTGTGGCGTTAAATTTGATATCAGTCATcctgaaatattttatatttgctaGATTCCTCGTAGTCAATCCATCCGAGAGTGTGCTATAACATATAGAAAATAAGATGTTGCATAATGTGACAAACACATCATAACTGTAACAACGAACAAAAAagtaaatctttttttttcatctttcctTTGTCAGCTAAGCATcacatatactgtaccatatacCACATTGTTAAGCGAATACAAGGCGTTCAAGGTTACAAGCTCTTCTGTACTGTCACATTGCATCACGCATGCCAATTTTCCGAAGTtgcataacaacaacaaaatgtgtcACCCTTTTCAGGATTGAAATTCGATCGACTTTAGCCTTTGAAGGAAGAAATTCCAggattttttaaaaattaaaaaaaaaaaaattctaaacatttttaaaatttattttgcttttttcaATAATGTTAATTCTGAGCAATTCATAGCTGCGTAGGAGTTTATATATCAATCGTTTTCTGTCTTGTTTATCATAAAAAACACTGTTTGCATAATTCAGTAGACCCACATCTAGCCGGTTTTTTCCACTCCCCGTGTACAGGTTATACAGAGGTCGAAATGCAAATTTCCTTTTAAATAAATGATCAAGTACACAGGGACAACATTTCGTGAAATCAAGTTCGGCGTAGATATTTATCGTCGGCGGGTTTGAGCTTAAAATTCGTAAGGAATATCGTTTGCAGACCGGGTTCAGTAAACCCACTctattgtaaatattaaatgcTCTCTGGCAAAATGGGGCAAAATGGCAAGGAGGAGGCAAGGAAAACATAATCTCTTTTCATTCTCTGCTAGCCGTGCATATAATATATACCGTCAACGTAGGAAGATTTGGAATATATTATTGTTTCTTGTGTTACGTTGGTTTTAATTTGTCAATCTTGATATAAATCACTGACACAAACATTGGTACTCTATAAAGATGCAATGAagttctcctttttttttttattaacttattGTGGTATGAAATAGTTCTGTTATTAACAGATAACTTTTCATCGGtggtaatatatgtatatatcagtcTCGATGTAAATGTAAATTAACAGAATTACCGGAGGAAAATTTCTGAAAGAGGAACGCGCATATATTTAGCATCCATGATGCTTCTTAGCATTCATGTGTCACTAAAATCCATCATTAAAAAGACTTTTTCCCTCTGGACTCTccttttaatttgtaaattcTGAAAGCAGCTGAGGTTAGTTCTGGTGACAGTTTAATAGGACATGTATCAAGCTACACCCAAAAATTGTGTCACCCTCCAAATATTTGCATATAATGTGGAAATATCCAATGAGAATATATCTGTATTAATGAAAAGTTGTGGTAGGGATAGGATCAAAGAGGATACTTATCGTTTAAATCAAGCACATCCTTCCATTTCCCGGTCACTCCTCATTCCTCACTGACTTAGAATCAACATACAATTGCTAAACTAAAAGGGTTAGGCAATGGTAGCCAAATCAACAAATTGGTATTGTTCATATCTAATTGTGTAAAGTTTGGAAGGAAATATATACTTAACACATTGTATAACGCAGGTGACATCGTGAGTCCCTATCACAAAGTTAGAATACTGTATTTACAATATTGGTATATTTCAGAACATGATTGTGTGAAAGTGAAGTGAATATTACAACCTATTACAGACACTTTAGACAGCtagacaagggcggcggaagcactttgaatctgggggggcaccaacgtggAAGGGCAcgttgcagaaattcgattggactgatgcagcctgatattaagtaccctttataactcttattgtattatcttatttgcgtatacacatcactgcatcaaccccccccccccctcaaggaaacaatgcatactagcactgcagtatctaatgtggaaattgggaaacaaggaaaaagacaaaatgatgtgaaatcattataaagtcccagtccctgcacacgcgatcgatacatgcatgaaagcaaatgaaatatgtcaataaactgaaagaaaagtaattttctatgtgtttttcaatggttgaactgatattattatgatcattattattgtaacgactttcccaataattctaaccaatttggaagggttataacacggcaaatgattgtatgctattggcatgcgatgtagtaaccaacgcatgcctacatgatatgcacattaacatgttgaacgcgcgcgaagcgcgcgaaaaactttggtaatatttttcgggcaagtcgttacagccccccagatcaaattgggctcttacgcctgtggtagtaaacatataaaacttcccgaaatatttcattcgacgtgggtttcgccttgtaaactctttttttatttagaaatttttatgtagaaaaagggcacatttttaatctgaggaaaagtgggggggcacgtgccccctgtgcccccccggttccgccgcccttgcagcTAGAACtagataaaaaacaatattgtaaacagtaaacaaacaagCACATTAGACACTTTAAGCACTTTAGAACTAGataaaaaaacaacattgtAAACAGAACTTATGAGAGAAACCAATACCCCAGAGAACAGTAATCCTTAAATGAATAGATAGTCACTTGATTAAGTCCCTGGTTGTTGTGGGTAATTGCAGTTTGAGGATCCATAAATCTGCTCTCTGCCTTTAACTTGATATTGGGGGACTAGTATGTCAGAGCCAAGAAGAATACATCTTCAATTTGATAGACCCTAACTTTGTAGACCGACATGTTTAAACAACTGGTTACTGAATGGATTTGTCATTGATTGTTTCTTATGGTTGTGCTGAAACTTAGTTTATACATGGAACTGGTCGAGCTGGcctgacatatatgtatatatatatatatatatatatatatatatatatatacataccgaTCAGATCAATTCCCCTTTCTTTTAGCTCCTCTCAAGTCCTCCAACCCGatcaccacccacccccccccccctgcctctaAAACAAAACGCTTCTTGCTGTACATTTATAATTCATTTTAAATCCTTTCATCTTCCAGCGGAAGAGTACAATTCGCCGTTGTTCCTTGATTGCTGTGGTCTCGTCCGCCGTGTGCTTTTGGATCTCAGAGAGGACTTTGGTTTTAAAGTCGGACGTTGGAACCAGGCATACCAGTTTGACACTCTACCTGATACCATTGAAAGTGAGGAATCAATGCAACCAGGAGATTTGGTGTTCATATCGGGCATTTATAATGATCCAAAGCGtaagtttttgttttggttgaagattttcaaccccccccctacTTTTCAAAGAAATCATACTAATAGAACAGGAAGTATTGATGTTTAACCATGGTTTGGGATTGAGTTGGCAAAGTTATGATATTTGGCACCTCTAGATGCTATAAAAGTAGAAGCCATTGTGGATGCGGGAGGATGAGGGGAGAGGTTGGGGGTGTTTGAGGGGAAACAACACACTCCTGGCTCCTATATGTCACCCAGCAAATTTTTGATATTTGGCACCTCCTAGACACTGGGATATTGCACATATCTGCATATCAGACTCTCTTTGTTGAGGACAGGATTTCAATTGaatttccattttgacattCGGCCGGCAACCAGCTTCTGTGATATTTTTTGTGGTCACTTTTTCACCGGGGGTACCTCTGGGAGGTTGCACCAGCTGCCTAGTTACACCACCGTGTCTTAGGTACTCAAACAGAACTTTATAGGGACACATCTtaaagcaaaatattgtttggGTCCATATCCGTCGTAGTTGGTATATATAATTTCAACTTTAAGATGTCTTTTGTGTGAGGTTATATTGACAATGTCACATTCTGTTTTGCTTTCTGGTTTTAATCACTGTTTCCTTGtgaaattgtttttgttcttttaaagaTGGTTCTATACTTTGTTTTGCATACTATTCATCTGATATTTTACATAATTGATATAtcttttatataaattaaaagacAGCTCAATTTCATACCTTGCATACCAATCTTTGTCTTGGATTTTGTAAATAAAGACTAAATTGAGCAAACCACCGAATCAGTCTAAAAAgattctttctttatttattcatGAGCTACACGCTCGGAATGTCAGTCAAATCTAGTCAGAACTGGATTTATATGCTGCAATTGGTTTTTACTAAATCCCTGGCCCAGCATGCTCCATAAAATGTCTCATGAATTAAGGtataaagaatttaaaaaaaaaaagagataataaaaatagaaattgcaaaaaagggaaaagaagtACTTTTAGTCAGACTTTCTAACAATTGAAATCTTGCAATTTGGATTAGTCATAAATAAAGTAGAAAAACCGGAGattgtcatgttttattttgtctacAAAAAATATTATGAAGAGCAGGAATGGTATACAGCATTCAAAAATTGCCATAGCCtcttttttttatggttttgtttatataaatttgtccCTTTTGTAATCATTTTTGCCTGCCCTGAGCTTGAACCCAACATCTGCTCTCTCTATGAAAAGGGGTAATTTACTGATCTATGTGGTTTTACTGATAGATATACAATAATCTAAATAGGGATATTTATTCTATGCAGGATTTAGTAAATTAAGTgcttttaatttcaaaacatgttctctataatacttaatatatatacttaattaataaacaaaaatatttacaagtacttaaatttgttactttcatGATTTTTGTTATGCACACAGTCCATATAACTTAAGTTAATTATCCTGCTGTTATATATGATAAATTTTGTCTAAATGGCTAaagtaattaaaaataaattgagTCGGCCAACATGTATATCAACATCACTACAATTATCATGCAGATCTCACACCAAATTCGGTTCTttcttgaagaaaaacaaatatttagcaAATTTCAGGTGGAAGTTATTTAGTTCCTTTCTGTGTATGGGCATTGACTTAAATCAGAACTTGTGGTTATAAAAATCATGATTAAAGAATATTGtagaaaaacaaattgattGCCAGTTAGTACATGAGCCTCTTTAAATAtggaattttgttttgaaaatgtttacaaatagTCATTCTAAGCACTTTTTCTtctatgtattttatttttatcatgcACTCAGTGTTTGTTATCACCATGGACAAATAAATTGATGATCTTTCATGTTGTTGTCATAAACTTTACCTACTGTTTTAActtcctctctttgtccctccactatttatctcctacctctcctcttcccctgttggtttctttctttcttctctccatcccttgtctactaatccccttacatctatctctttgtgttcaccatgctcattaacctgcctgtgttctgtgcgtgtttttgtcccttctgttactgttacttgtcatttagccctgaagaagatcctgctaggatcaaaatgtcaggccaacttacttttacacactgtTTTAACTTGTTTGAATTGATGCACAGTTTAATTCTTTTATGTCATCAGAAtcctctttttttcattttcatgacacACACTCTACTTGAAAATGGTTACTTAAACCTGAAAGATAttttgtccccctcccccttcccacccacaccccacccccatccccaccccccttaaaaaaacattttccctCTTAATTCTCTCTTTCTTGTTTACAGGTAAGCGGCAGAAACATGACATGGTCCATGTGGAGATCTGGGCCGGAGATGGTGTGAGAACCATCGGCGCTCGTTGGCAGAAGGGCAAAGTTCAAATACATGAATCTTATCGATTTGAGTCCAAAAGTTATCACAGTATGGGCTACCATTTTCGATCAATTGACACTTGGCTGCGTGGGATCTGCAAAAGGTAAGtcacatttttcttcttttaaatcCTGTTGTGGGTCAGGTGGGCTATGCATTGCTGTTCTTCAGGCTCTTTCATCAAGACCTCTCAAAATCAGTTACTGCATCATAACTGTTGGTTTTTAAGTCTTTCACttaatttcatatcatttcatttcatttcatttcattacatttttcatttcatttttcattaaatttttcatttcatttttaaattttaatttcttttcatttcttatttcatttcatttcattttttatttcatgccattccatttttcatatttcatgtcatttttcatatttcatgtcatttttcatgtcattttttatgtcatttttcatttaatttcatgtttcatttcatatttcattttgtttcatttcattcagtCTTTTAACTTAACAAACATGCATACATTTACAGATTGCATGCGTGATTCCAATTGGTCTCACACATTTTATTGGGAGAATTGATGTTTGGAAAAGAACGATAGAGTTTTCATGCGGAGAACATTTTATTGTCCAGGATTATTTTTCCATGCATCAGTAGTGAATGTGAATGTATATATAGGGGGGGGTGTgagagaggggaaggggtgtaGTGCTGAGACTGGGTTGTCTTGGATTTAAGACTTTGGGTAGATTGAACAATGTGTGCAGCTTTCATTAACCAACAGGACTTAATGCAAACTTTAGTACAAACCGTTGAACTGTAATAACTTACTTGTTGTTGGCACAAGAGACATCAAGCAGATGGTTAATAACCTTCAAAATTAATTGAAGTTAATTATCTTCAAAATTAACTCAGGTGTCCAAAAATAAATTAAGCAAAGGACACATCAGATACaatgttttcatcattttctgTCAGAAAACTATGAACCAGATATGGCACATAGTTGTTGACAAGGTTGTCAATTGCAAATAACAAACCCACGCCTCCCATCACcccacaaaaaaacaagaagaacaaACAGATGTCACCATGCTTGACTCTAAGATGAAGATGAGAAATGATTGAACTTTAGAGGACGACCTAATTGAATGGAGTCACCTCTACTCGTAACCAAACTCAAACCTTGTGGGaggatactgtacagtagttgaaGCAGACGTCCGTGTTATTTGTACGAAAAGTGATTTTCGGTCACGTCAAATGATATGCTGAACAGTGAAAATAGATTCTTACTAGTTTGTGAGAATTGATGACATTCATCAAAAGAGATCTATGCAATATTTACAACAATTTCACAGTCAAAGATAAATTTCCTTATTTGCAAACTAAAAGTATGCCTCAAGTTATCTTTATAACTTTGTGTCACACATTCGTCGTCGTGTTTGTGGTGGGTAGGTACGTTGAATATGCAGTGTCACCCTCAGCTGTTCTTTTTTAACGATGTCTTAAAAGTAAACATTATGTACATCAGTTCTAAGCAAAGGAATAGTCGTCATATATCTCCTACAAACACCATACAGTTCAACATCTGGTCATACTGTACGTCCCTTGGAATAAAAGTAGACCAGTACTTTGCTGTTACTGTCTTGCTTATTTGGAGGTTAAATTTTTAAGAAAGACATATACCCATAATAAGTCCCTTTATAGAGCTTTTGAAAAATTTCTAACACTCGTTCGAGTTTTATGTTTCCGATTGTATCAAAAGTTCAAAAGATGGTCAACTGGGCCTTGTTATTTGATGTAGTTTTCTtcgtttttatcataaattaacTTAAAGTTGAactaaaattgaaattaatagaATTAATCTAAGAAATTCAGAAATAAAAGTATGGGTAAAACGTCAagaactctgtaactggacgacatacattaatcttggagtgactcgaactcgggaccttatgattgaaaggcaccagcgttaaccactgagctaacactccatcaGTTGCAAATGAGACTGATTCAGCTGTCAGGACACCATATCTTTCACTTGTATGCTGTGATTGGGTGCCAATTTGTGTAACATGGGAAAAGCCCATAATGAAACCAAATGGTCAACAATGTGAGAAACAGATGAGAGCAATGGTTATACTGTACACTTTAATTTTGGGGTCAAACTCATTTCTTTCATTTGACCCTGGTTTACACTTTTTTGAACTTGTAAATTTCCTTTCtaagtatgacatcacagagtcATATAAAAAATATCTAGTTTTATGACTCTGGGACCTGCAGAAATTTGCCataaagttattttttattaaagtcAGTGTGCATATGCTCATGTGTTAGTGAGCAGAACACACAACACTAATCTatgttatattttgacattttacaaaGAATTATCGTTGAAAAGGTCTGTTGCTATCTAAAAGAAATTATCCTCTTGCTGCTGTGAGATGTAAGCCTCATTTTCATGTAACCTAGATTATCAGAGATGTAGGAGGGGTACCTTAACCCCTCCCTATACCcaccctccccacacacacacatatccaTAACTTGTtacaaaagaagaaaggaaaatgagATGGATTCCGACAAAATCAGagtaaaaaaaaccaaaatggCTGCAAATGGTTCATGCTGGATTAAGTGAACACTCTAGCACAGAGCAGAATGCGAACACTTAATTTAGTCATAATATAAATTAAcaacagaaaaataaacaacaaaagagATTAGATACAATATCTTGAAAAAGAGAACAGCTTGGTCACCTGGAGGAAAAAAAGCTTGCACAACTTATATTGCTCAAATATGTTAAttgtaaacattaaaaacacATCTGTGATTGCTTTTTCGATGATGGTAATAGTTTGTAATATatgtcatttaaaataaataattaaaaataatttgcatataagctCGACGGCAGGAAAAAATCTTTTCTccttcaaatttgtttataatgtCAGTTCATTTGCTGATGTTTTCTTGATTCTTCTCTGCCATCTGTGTATGATAATTCATCATAACAACTTTTTCTTTGGGCATATCTTATCATTGCAGCTATTGTAAAAAGCACCCATGGAAGAGGTCCAATTTTAAACCCACAAAAAAGTCTGTCTTTGCCAGAGTTGATCAAAGTTCGGAGGAAGACGCAGAAAGTGGCTTCCAAGACAGCAGATCTGAAACCCCAAGGGAAAGGTCCAACTTAGGAGACAAGCCAAAAGGATATGTCATCGCAAACCAGATGACAAGTTCAGATGGGACAGCCCAGACAATTGATGTCTCGATGAAACCTATTCTGGGATCTGCGGATGCACATGTGGATGGAGTAGGTGCAGTATTGCGCTCAGAACCAACACAAATCATCACAGACGAATTGGATGATAAGAGCTGGAGAGGAGGCAACGGTCATCTAACTTTTCCTTCACTTTCAGAGAAGGTTGCTGCTCCCTGTTTATCGACGATCAAGAAAAGTCAGGGTGctaagatcgctggagatgagTTGGATGAAACAGAACATGGTTCCAAAGATgaaggagaggagggagggggtgttCTGCAAGAAGGAAATCATCAAAAAATGCTGGCTGACCTAGAAATTGGTAAAGTGAACCAAGTTTTGGAGACAGTGAAATGTTTTCAAGCTTTTTCAGCTGATGTTGTTGAACAGGTGGATGACCATCTTGTCTCAGTTCAAGCTGCATCTACCAGCAAAAGTAATGGAAGATTTGCCTCTCTCACAAATGATGAAGGTGGTGAGGGCAAGGTAGTCTTTGATCCGATGCTGTGGGTTACGAAGAAGGAAACCTGGTCTACTCCTGCATCACAAATGGCTGAGGAGTTGGATTCCACCAGTGACAGTAAATTTCAGCAAACTGGAGATGGGGGAGAGGAAGATGAAGAGAAATTTGAAAGCAGAGGTTCAATTCTTGATGATGGATTGGCCATCTATGATCTAGAGAGCGTTGGATTATCTCATCACTTATATGAAGGAAGTCCAAAACAAAGATTCGTGGCAAACCAGACTGGAGGACTTCATGGAGAGATGAAAGACGATGATTTACAAGAGAGTGATGTTAAGCCATGCATTCATCCAGTTGAAATACAAGGAGGACAGATGTTAAGATGTGAGAGTCTTGAAGTAAGTGATGTGGAAGATGTGACTTCTCTAGATGATGAGGAAGAAGCAATTGTTGAATTTGATGACATTTCAGAAGTTGCTAAAGGAGGTGGTATTCGATCAGATCGATCTCCCAGTGAAAGTTTGCCAATGTCATCACTTCTTCAGCTAGATGCAAGTAATTTATTTGAAGTCCCAAAAGAAACAGAACTTACCGATCAGTCAGACCTAACAGGATCAGAGAATCCTGAGAGAGTAGAGCCAATGGATTCTGATGATGCAAAGGCATCACCAAGTAAGTCAAGTAGTGGTGGCAGTTTGACCAATCAGCAACTTGCAACTGGATCACATGGTGCTTCATCATCCAATGGAAATATGAAATCTAACATGAAGGGTAAAGATGATAGTGGAGAACAAAATGGAAGGAAGAAGCCGAATACAGATGAGAGGAAGTCCGTTTTCAAAGTAGACAATGCCCCATTGTTTTACGTTGGCGGTCGCAATGGCGTATCTCTGTGAGTGCATGTACACCAATAAATGCCCTATTTCCAATCTTATTGAAAGTGACTTTTTTACAGTGAAGAAGGGAGAGACCCTATAGTTCTGGTTTGGAAGTTTTTATGAAGGGGATTGacaaagtttattttaattctggtaacacatatgcatgcataatTTTTAATTATAAGGGGAGCATGGTTTTAAGACCAGAGTGACACATCACACCGACAGACAATATTGCCTGTTGTTGAATTgttcttgagttttatcttcgCATGCACATTGTGTGGTATTGTCGGTGAATTTTTGTAATTTCTCCAAAGTAGGAATAAGATTTGGGAATTGGGAAAGTTCTGCTTCTTATTTGtgactgtttttatgtttttaacaatcttttctgttttaattcCAGAGTGGAGGAGCCACTTCTGGCTAAGGGTTGGCAGAGGATCCAAGATCCAAAGAGTGATCGTTACAAGTTCAGATGGGTGGAAATTAAGAGCCAGATAAACTATTCATCTTTCAGACCAGGTAAGTTCAAATTTTGCAGCATATGAAGAACCGGTTGTATTTGCCACAGAAACTGGCACAGTGATAAATTctaagtaaaaaaaatagtaaGTCAACAACATAAGATATTAAAAACAATCAGTTGCAGAACTTCAGGTTAACAGTAAGATGTCGTGAAAAGGGAAATGTGCTAAAAGAAAAAACCTGGTGGGCTTGACGAGAGCACACTCCCAAAATGTAACAGAACCGAAGgaaatacatacattacataACACATTAAACAAGTTACACAACTTAACTTGTATGAAGTTAACCATTAAATTCTTCTTTGACTGTATCCCTCTAATAAAAAAGAAGTATCTGTAGTGATTCAGTGTTAAAACTAAATGttttccaccccttgacccatACTGTATACTCTCCACTTTAATTGAACTCTCGAATTATCATTGTTCACAAAAATAGCTGGAACAACTTCACTATGTGAGGTCAGACAGATAAGCTTGATAGGCTTTCGTGATTCAAACAAAGtattctgaaatatatatataaatatatatatatacatacatatatgggAAAGCGATTATATTGTAATCTTGTGTAAAAGTTAACCAGCAATGAATTATTAAATACATCCTAAAAGAGTAAAGCCAACTCAATAGAATCCACCTACCCGAAGCTGCAGGAGCTGTACCGTGATGCGCGACAAAAATACAAAGAGTGGGGGATAGTGTGGGCGGATATGAGACAGCATTTGCATAACTGCGGTAAGTGAAGTGAGATGTAGAGAAAAGCTAGAGGGTGGAATTAATTTCAGAAATGCTTttagatgatgatgatatatatatatttatataaatatacacttttatgtatatatatatatacataaatatatgtatataggtatatgtatatatatacatatataattgaaatcatagtgagttgaaaaatccagaacaatgaaaaaactagcctccaccgggattcgaacccgggcctcccgctttatatgcggacaccctaaccagtaggctatggacactgattgtatgtccagaggttcgaaaccagtaaatcaggtcgtaattccactgtaggcgtttatcacctgtatcgaacaatactagttctgttttggtgacatacagtatttgccttactctagagatcaaacatgatgctaaccaactcgaaatcatttatgattactaaagccggatctcgaaagagatactttgaacatactttgttaatgaaatggagttAAACggcaaaggcaaatgaatatatatatatatatatacattcaacaTGCAAGGACCAAAACTCTGGTACAATATCCCTCTAACTATCCGGTCATCTCCCACCGTTACTACTTTCAAAAGTAATCTCAAAACTCATATTTTCTAGGGTCATTTTGATCTTTGTATTTGTACTGTGTATTAATTTTCTGCCATGTATTTGacaatgtgtttttgtttttgttttctttgttgttaagAGCTATGATCATATTTGGAAGAGCACTATTTCAAGCATtgtatttattatgattattataacatatatatatatatatgaaatgattCGCTTGggttataataataaaaataaatgagacttatatagcgccaaatcagtagacaaaagtcactggtTATTGGGTTATTTAATAGAaactcattttatatttttgggcTTTTCTTTGTTGATTTATTCCAGGAGAACAGCTCATCAACCGTATTCCTGGCAGTGGAATGCTTGCAACCAAAACTGGCCTTTTCAACACTTTGCGTGACTATGAGCGACTTAACGATAG is part of the Apostichopus japonicus isolate 1M-3 chromosome 11, ASM3797524v1, whole genome shotgun sequence genome and harbors:
- the LOC139976430 gene encoding uncharacterized protein isoform X1, which produces MDLMLGLIVVGSSHKPLTLCFRSSALVMDVNRTTESTEREESFVVKFAQNSTQKEETEENAPNSGTDLQRAFLAFKKRRQREVAQQKLMKARELSARCDQTRMLDLRLKFLNQAKQYFGVPYKKKYHEPGSEEYNSPLFLDCCGLVRRVLLDLREDFGFKVGRWNQAYQFDTLPDTIESEESMQPGDLVFISGIYNDPKRKRQKHDMVHVEIWAGDGVRTIGARWQKGKVQIHESYRFESKSYHSMGYHFRSIDTWLRGICKSYCKKHPWKRSNFKPTKKSVFARVDQSSEEDAESGFQDSRSETPRERSNLGDKPKGYVIANQMTSSDGTAQTIDVSMKPILGSADAHVDGVGAVLRSEPTQIITDELDDKSWRGGNGHLTFPSLSEKVAAPCLSTIKKSQGAKIAGDELDETEHGSKDEGEEGGGVLQEGNHQKMLADLEIGKVNQVLETVKCFQAFSADVVEQVDDHLVSVQAASTSKSNGRFASLTNDEGGEGKVVFDPMLWVTKKETWSTPASQMAEELDSTSDSKFQQTGDGGEEDEEKFESRGSILDDGLAIYDLESVGLSHHLYEGSPKQRFVANQTGGLHGEMKDDDLQESDVKPCIHPVEIQGGQMLRCESLEVSDVEDVTSLDDEEEAIVEFDDISEVAKGGGIRSDRSPSESLPMSSLLQLDASNLFEVPKETELTDQSDLTGSENPERVEPMDSDDAKASPSKSSSGGSLTNQQLATGSHGASSSNGNMKSNMKGKDDSGEQNGRKKPNTDERKSVFKVDNAPLFYVGGRNGVSLVEEPLLAKGWQRIQDPKSDRYKFRWVEIKSQINYSSFRPGEQLINRIPGSGMLATKTGLFNTLRDYERLNDRLQKGNSGKGLRILDFFPESYVLDMKADREAFFQTFKEGEIWICKPNNMNQGKGIYLVRDLVELKQKYRDDGSSGALQRSRVKRGTNQRLIQRYLPKPLLLNGKKFDVRTYMLIACTSPFVVLYHSGYCRLSCEDYDPESKDLARHLTNQYQQKKVPQYKDMKDETVWSMERFNDYINTEIAEQHGLPDDWVFGHFTKRMQQVMTHCFHAVKTKLDNRLGLFDLLGFDFIIDADMKIWLLEVNVNPALHTNCDVLREKLPPMIAETIDITLEIFEKSRKREKILPIRSVKSFNLLYSATSGGRRSKATGQRSKSISPVRTARTSTNLVRSKGAKSTIPPKSSVPPKSSVPPKSSVDKGTGKVKVPVPNATPTSEGKTVVTDKKTEDIFMNK